In the genome of Anaerolineaceae bacterium oral taxon 439, the window CCAGTTTATGCGTTTTATTTTAAGATTTGCGCGCGATTGGTTATTTGGCATGGCGGTTCGCGCTGGTTATTTTTCTTCCGTGATCCGGTCGATTCCGCCCATCCATGGCTTCAGAGCCGCGGGAACGACGACGGTTCCGTCAGGCTGCTGATACGTTTCGAGAACGGCGATCAATGTCCGCGGCAGTCCCAGTCCCGATCCGTTGAGCGTATGCAGAAAGCGGGGCTTCCCGGAAGCGGAATCGCGGAAGCGGATTCCGGCGCGTCGTGCCTGAAAATCGCCGTCGTTTGAAACGGACGATACCTCGAGCCATTCCTTAACGCCGGGCGCCCAGACCTCGATATCATAGCAGATTTCTGCGTTGAAACCTAAATCTCCGGTGCATTGCGCGACGATCCGATACGGAAGTTCGAGCCGTTTCAGAGTCTCTTCCGCCGCGGCGAGCATCCGGTCGAGTTCTTCCGCGGATTTATCCGGATGCGAATAGCAGTACATTTCGACCTTATCGAACTGATGGCCTCGTTTGATCCCGCGGACGTCGCGTCCCGCGCTCATCTTCTCGCGCCGAAAACAGGGCGTGTACGCGGTAAAACGCATCGGCAGTTTCTCTTCGCTAATGATTTCGTTCATGTACAGTCCGGTCAGCGGGACTTCGGCGGTCGGGACCATCCAGTAATCTTCCTCGATATCCCGATAGAGGTTCTCTTTGAATTTCGGAAGCTGACCGGCCGCGTAAAGAACTTCCTCTTTGACCATGAACGGGGTATAGCGTTCGGCGTATCCCTGGCTCGCGTGCAGATTGAGCATGAACGCAATCAGGGCGCGCTGGAGACGGGCGGCAGCCCCGTTGAGGACGTAGAAACGACTTCCGGTCAGTTTAACGCCGCGCTCGAAGTCGATGATATTTAATCTTTCGGCTAATTCCCAGTGCGGCAGGAGATCGTAAACCGGTGCCGGAATCGTGCCTTCGGTCCGGAGAACCGGATTATCGGTGTCGCCGACGCCGATCGGTACGTTGGCGTTCGGAATATTCGGGATCATCGCCATGATTCCGGTGAGCTCGGCTTCTACGGCTTTAACCTTCGCGTCGAGGTCGGCGATTCGGTCGGATACGCTTTTCATTGCCGAAATTCTGGCTTCGCGTTCTTTCGGATCCTTGAGCTTTCCGATCTCTTTGGAAGCGGCGTTGCGTTCGGCTTTCAGCGCTTCGACCTCGCTCAGGACTGTCCGCCGTTCGACGTCGAGAGCGACCGCGCGATCGACCGGTTCGCTGTCCATTTGTCGGTGTTTCATCGCGGTCCTGACGAGTTCAGGATTCTCACGGATCAGATTCATATCCAACATTGCGCGTCTCCTCCCGGAATATTCCGGATCTTCTTGAAATAGTGCCGTCTCGAAAGAGCCCGGTTCGAAATTTCGATTAATTTTACAGTATTTCTTTCGGACAATGGGCGTGGATAATGAAACCCATGCGCGAGGAACGCAGGCAACGTGAATTGAAAAGGTAAAATAATTAATTGCCGAAGTAAATCCACGGTTAGTGAGTCTACGATCGCATTGACCCAGGTAAATCTGAGATCACCTGTTTAATGGTGATCTTGTCTGGTATACTCCCGAATTTGACAGTTGGGGAGAAAGAAACAGCAGTTGGCTGGCGCGAATGAGATAATCGAATCTTTCAAGGCGCATATTCGGGCGGGGGTAGACGATCAGCGGAAGCGGACGTTCCCGATATAATTCTTTCAGCGCGTTGGCTTATAGCGTTGCACTGTGGAATGCAATGGTATCCAGTCAATTTAGATGAAGAAGGAGTGCATGCGAATCATGATCATAGATGAAATCGAAGCCGAACTTTTTAAAATGCAGGATAAAAAGTACCGGGATTTTCAGTCCAAACTGATCCCGACTTTGGATCCGGACAGGATCATTGGCGTAAGAACGCCGGAATTGCGGAAGTATGCGAAGCAGCTGATCAGGCGGGAAGATATTCCGGAATTCCTGCGCGCCCTCCCGCATCCGTATTTTGATGAAAACCAGCTTCACGCGTTCATTATTTCTGAGATGAATGATTTTGATCGGTGCATAAATGAGGTGTGTCTGTTCCTGCCCTTTGTTGATAACTGGGCTACCTGCGACCAGCTGTCGCCGAAGGTCTTCAAACGCCATCGCACGGAGCTGCTCGAATCTGTCGGGAAATGGCTTTCTTCGACCCAGACGTATTCCGTGAGATTCGCAATTGGAATGCTGATGGAACATTTTTTGAATGAGGGTGTTGATATTGCATATATGGAGATGGTCGCGGGTATAAGATCGGAAGAATATTACATTAATATGATGATCGCCTGGTACTTCGCCACAGCGCTCGCAAAGCAGTATGATATGGCGCTTCCTTACATAGAGAATCAGCGGTTGGATATCTGGACGCACAACAAGGCGATCCAGAAGGCGGTCGAAAGCTACCGGATGACGGATGAACAAAAGGCATACCTTAAGAGCTTGAAAATCATTCGCCAGAAGAGGAGATCATAGGGTGAGCATATGATTGAATATAAGGAGTTCCGATCGGAATTAATAAATGAAGTGTACAGTATCTACGAGGAAAATCAGTGGAAGAGCTATTTGGGGGATAAAGAAAAACTCTCCAGAGCCTTCGAGCAGTCGCTTTATCTTCTCGGCGCTTTTGAAGAGGGTAATTTAGTTGGGTTTGTGAGGTGCATCGGGGACAGCGAGTATATTCTGTACGTTCAAGACCTGATCGTGAAACCATCGTATTATCGTCAGGGGATCGGGAAAGCATTGATGGCGCGGGTTGCAGAAAAGTATTCCTCCGTTCGGCAGTTCGTCCTGATCACGGACGAAGACGACGAAGCGTCTAACGCTTTCTATCGGGCCATTGGATTGGTAAAGAGCGGCAGCCGATTTCCGGTTAATCTTTATTTCAGGGAGCGGCGGGCAGATTAAAAAATCCGGTTTCGTGAGGCGAAGGCGATACTTGCGCAGGCCTGGAAAAGAAGCGGCGCGAAGCTTGTTTTGAACCGCAGCCGTCAGGGAGCGCAAGCGGGCAAATGCGGTAAAATAGCTTTATAACATTTTCGCGTTCAGGATGGGGTTTGTCGATTATCATAATTCGGCCTGTCCGGTTGAAAAAACGGCGAAGAGCGACCGGATTTTCGTGAGCGGGAAGGACATGAACGGAGACGCCTGGGATGAACGAATGGAACGAATATGCGGTCGACAGTATTCATGTTAGCTTAACTACGCAGCAGCGTATGCTGATTCTAAAGGACGTTCGCGACGAAATCTATCTTCCGATCTGGGTAGGTTCGTTTGAGGTCGACACGATCGTTATCGGGCTTCAGGAAATCGAGGTCAGCCGTCCGCAGACGACCGACTTGCTGAAAGAGGTTATCGAAAGCCTGAACGGCAAGGTGCAGCGGGTCGAAATCACAAAGATTCAGGACGAAACGTATTATGCGAATATTGTCATTCAAAGCGGCGATCGGACGCTGCGCCTGGACGCGCGTCCCTCCGACGCAATCGCGCTGGCGGTTCGATCGCACGTTTCGATTTTCGTTTCCGCTGCGATCGTTGAGAGCGCGTCGATTCGCCCGGAAGCGGATATCCGAACGGCGTCGATCGATCGCGGGGAACCGGCGGCGCCGATCGATCTTGCCGGGCTCAGCGTTTTCGACGATTTTCTTAAGACGTTAGGCGTCGATGGGGATAGCGAAGGTTTAACGGACGGGGCCGGCGATTCAGGCCCGGACGCGTCGATTTGATTAAGATGATGGAAGATCGTCCGTTCCAAACGGTTCTGCAGGAGGAAGCGGCGGGACTGCCTGATGACGGTCCGGCGCTGCTCTTGGTCAATCGCGACGCTGAGGTCAACGTTTTAGGGTCGCTGCTGATCGATCCTGAAAAGTTCTATGACGTCAGCCGTCGGGTCAGGAGCGAGGATTTCTATTTCCGGAAACATCAGTGGATTTTTCAGGCGATCCATGACCTGATCAACGACGGGATGGCGGTCGATCCGACAACCGTCGCCGGGCGGCTGAGCGATGTCGGCCGGTTGGCGGAGATTGGCGGTCAGAATTATTTATTGTCGCTGACGATCGAGACTGCGTCTTCGTTAGGCGCGGAATCCTACGCGCGGATCGTCCAGGAAAAAAGCGCGCGGCGGCAGCTCGTCGCGCGTTCCGCGGAAATTGCCGCGCTCGCGAAGGACGAATCGACCGAACTCGATACGGTTTTTCAATCGGCGGAACAGAAGCTTTACGAAATCCACGAGAATCAGGCGAATAAGGGTTTCGAAACGGCGCAGGACGTCATTCAGCAGGTTTTCAGCAAGCTGCATGAAAAGGCGCAGTCGAAAGAGGAATTTCATGGCCTCCCGACCGGGTTCACGGATTTGGATAAGCTCCTTGGCGGGATGCATCCCTCCGACCTGATGATCGTTGCTGCCCGTCCGGGGATGGGGAAGACGAGTTTCCTGATGTCCGTCCTGCGTCACGCTGCGCTGAACGTTAAAAAGAACGTCGTTTTCTTTTCGCTGGAAATGAGCAATGATCAGATCATGCAGCGGCTCCTTTCACAGGAGTCGGGGATCGACAGCCGGAAAATCCGCGACGGTCGGCTGGCGTCCGACGAGCTTCAGAGTCTCCTGATATCGATGGACGTGATCGGCGATTCACAGATTTTTCTGGACGATACGCCGGGGATCACCCCGATGGCGCTGCGTTCGAAGCTGCAGCGGCTTAAGCGGGAAGCCGATATCGACCTGATAATTATCGATTATCTGCAGTTGATGTCCGGGGATCTGTTTAAAGACAATCGCGTTCAGGAGGTATCGTATATCTCTCGGAATCTTAAAATTCTTGCGAAGGAGTTCAGCGTTCCGGTGCTGACCGCCGCGCAGATGTCCCGCTCGGTTGAGCAGCGCGCGGATAAGTTGCCGATGCTGTCCGACCTGCGCGAATCGGGGTCGCTGGAGCAGGACGCGGATATCGTCATGTTCCTGCACCAGCCGGACAGCGAAGCCGGGGAGGGGCTGGAGGGGTTGGTGAAGCTCATCGTTGCGAAGCATCGGAATGGCCCGATCGGCGATATCGACCTCGTGTACCGGAAAAATTTAGCGCGTTTCGACAACGCGGCCAGAATGAACGATTATGGCGGATAAGCTTACGCGTCCTTTCCAGAGCTTCAAGAGCGGCGTCACGGCGATTCCGACGCAGTTTTTTTCGGACGTTCTCCCCTGGATCGACGACATGGACGAATTAAAGGTTACGCTCTTCGGGTTTTACCTGCTGAATCAGTTCGTGGGCGATATGCGCTATATTATTATCGACGACTTCCTGGAGCTGTCCGGCGTGATCGAAGCGTTCGGCGCGGAAAACGCCAGGGCCCGCGTTCGAGCTGGGCTCGAAAAAGCGGCGGAGCGCAGGACATTTCTGACCGTCGACTACGGCGGGCGGACGCTTTATTTCCTGAACAGTCCGAAGGGCCGTGCCGCCGTTCGCAGACTGACGTCGGGCGAATGGACCCCCGACGCATTTTTGCACCTGTCGAGGACGGTCGATCTGGATCGTCCAAATATCTATACGTTATACGAGGAAAATATCGGTCCATTGACGCCGCTGATCGCGGATCGGCTTCGGGCCGCGGAAGAAAAGTATAAACCGAATTGGATCGCCGACGCGATTGAAAAAGCGGTCGTCAGCAACGTCCGCAGCTGGCGGTACGTTGAAGCGATTTTGATGAGCTGGAAGGAGAACGGGCGAGATGGGACCGAAAGAGACGATCGTTGAGCGGCTGCGACGAATTTACGGCGATATCGAGCCGATGCTGCCGGCGGCGGATTCGTCTCCGGCCGGCTCATATGGCGCTCTCGGCGATGTAGATTGTCCGATTTGTCATGGGATCGGTTTTGTATCGTACGACCGGCCGGTCGGCGATCCGGATTTCGGACGGATCGTTCCCTGCGGCTGCCGCAGGCGGCTAACCGAAGGCGAGCGGCGTTCCGCGCTTCTTTCCCGGAGTAATTTACGCGGCTACGAGGAGATGACGTTTGAGCGGTTCAATCCAGACGGCAGGGGGCAGCTCTCGCCCGAGGAGCGGCAAACGCTGACGCTGGCGAAAAACGCGGCGATGAATTTCGCTTCGCGGCGGGAAGGCTGGCTCCTTTTCAGCGGCGCGTACGGGACGGGAAAAACGCATTTAGCCGCCGCGATCGCGAATCAGGTCGCGGCGGACGGGATCGACGTCGTATTCCAGCCGGTTCCGGACTTGCTGGACTGGCTCCGCGCTTCCTATTCCGCGTATAGCGACTCATATCAGGAACGCTTCGATCGGATCCGGATGGTTCCGGTCCTGATCCTTGACGATCTGGGCGCGGAGAGCGGGACCGAGTGGGCGGGCGAAAAAATCTTTCAAATCTTAAATTACCGGACGGTCAACCAGCTGGCGACCGTGATCACGACGAACGCGGGCCTATCCGAGCTTGACGGCCGAATCGCTTCGCGGCTCTCCGATCCGGCGCTGGTCACCCAGATTCGGATTACCGTCCCGGATTACCGGAAGCCGTATTCCAACGGCGGGGCGTTCGATTCAATTTCAACGCTTCATCAGCTTTCAGACCGGTTGTTTTCGAACTTTGACGGTCGCGAGGCTGAGAACCT includes:
- a CDS encoding serine--tRNA ligase, encoding MLDMNLIRENPELVRTAMKHRQMDSEPVDRAVALDVERRTVLSEVEALKAERNAASKEIGKLKDPKEREARISAMKSVSDRIADLDAKVKAVEAELTGIMAMIPNIPNANVPIGVGDTDNPVLRTEGTIPAPVYDLLPHWELAERLNIIDFERGVKLTGSRFYVLNGAAARLQRALIAFMLNLHASQGYAERYTPFMVKEEVLYAAGQLPKFKENLYRDIEEDYWMVPTAEVPLTGLYMNEIISEEKLPMRFTAYTPCFRREKMSAGRDVRGIKRGHQFDKVEMYCYSHPDKSAEELDRMLAAAEETLKRLELPYRIVAQCTGDLGFNAEICYDIEVWAPGVKEWLEVSSVSNDGDFQARRAGIRFRDSASGKPRFLHTLNGSGLGLPRTLIAVLETYQQPDGTVVVPAALKPWMGGIDRITEEK
- a CDS encoding DNA alkylation repair protein, with the protein product MIIDEIEAELFKMQDKKYRDFQSKLIPTLDPDRIIGVRTPELRKYAKQLIRREDIPEFLRALPHPYFDENQLHAFIISEMNDFDRCINEVCLFLPFVDNWATCDQLSPKVFKRHRTELLESVGKWLSSTQTYSVRFAIGMLMEHFLNEGVDIAYMEMVAGIRSEEYYINMMIAWYFATALAKQYDMALPYIENQRLDIWTHNKAIQKAVESYRMTDEQKAYLKSLKIIRQKRRS
- a CDS encoding replicative DNA helicase; the encoded protein is MLLVNRDAEVNVLGSLLIDPEKFYDVSRRVRSEDFYFRKHQWIFQAIHDLINDGMAVDPTTVAGRLSDVGRLAEIGGQNYLLSLTIETASSLGAESYARIVQEKSARRQLVARSAEIAALAKDESTELDTVFQSAEQKLYEIHENQANKGFETAQDVIQQVFSKLHEKAQSKEEFHGLPTGFTDLDKLLGGMHPSDLMIVAARPGMGKTSFLMSVLRHAALNVKKNVVFFSLEMSNDQIMQRLLSQESGIDSRKIRDGRLASDELQSLLISMDVIGDSQIFLDDTPGITPMALRSKLQRLKREADIDLIIIDYLQLMSGDLFKDNRVQEVSYISRNLKILAKEFSVPVLTAAQMSRSVEQRADKLPMLSDLRESGSLEQDADIVMFLHQPDSEAGEGLEGLVKLIVAKHRNGPIGDIDLVYRKNLARFDNAARMNDYGG